The following nucleotide sequence is from Devosia salina.
GTCGGGCGACAGGATCATGGTGGTGCCGCTATTGCCCAGGGCCGTGCGGTAGGATTCCATCGAGCGATAGAACTCGAAGAATTCCGGATCCTGCCCATAGGCGGCCGCATAGAGACGGTTCCGCTCGGCGTCGCCGGTACCGCGGATGATTTCCGCGTCGCGGGTTGCCGCCGCCACGATTTCCACGGCCTGACGATCGGCGATGGCGCGCAGGCTCTGGGCCTGTTCCTGGCCACGGGCACGCAGCAGCGCCGCCTCGGCCAGACGTTCGGCCCGCATGCGCTCGAAGGTCCGCTCGGACACTTCGCGCGCCAGGTCGGTGCGCAGGATACGCACATCGACAACCTCGATACCCAGCTCGGCCATATCCGGACGGATCAGGTCGCGCGCTTCGGTCATCATCTGCGAGCGCTGCTCGGAGAGAGCCGCATTGAACTCACGCAGACCATAGACCTGGCGCAGGGCCGCGTCGAAGCGGGTCGCGATGCGGTCCTCGACCACCGAAAGCTGGCCCAGGGCCCGCTGACGGAACAGCCGCGGATCGACGATCTTGTACGTCAGGAACGCGTCCACCTCGTAGAAGGCGCCGCCCGAAACCTGCACGGTCATGTCCGAGATATCGTAGCGCATCAGGCGATCTTCGATGATCT
It contains:
- the hflC gene encoding protease modulator HflC; the protein is MTNRLFIIGAVIVAALYVLFSSIYVVNEREQAIVLRFGQITNVRSEPGLYFKIPTDIVDSVQIIEDRLMRYDISDMTVQVSGGAFYEVDAFLTYKIVDPRLFRQRALGQLSVVEDRIATRFDAALRQVYGLREFNAALSEQRSQMMTEARDLIRPDMAELGIEVVDVRILRTDLAREVSERTFERMRAERLAEAALLRARGQEQAQSLRAIADRQAVEIVAAATRDAEIIRGTGDAERNRLYAAAYGQDPEFFEFYRSMESYRTALGNSGTTMILSPDSAFFRYFGSDGEIPAASTTFAAPIAPQAAPITSTEPTEPALDGLGIEETVAPTMTLEDGSELQPTVGTEAPAPAEETAPAPAQ